The sequence aCTTGTGGGGCATTCAAAAGGGACCTCAAACATTATAATAATGTAAGAATATGGGGTGGAGGGGGTAAATTTTGGCCTTCTCTTCTTGCTTCTTTGCttcatttttgttgttgttgttgtaaAAATCCTGAAAAAACGTGGGGTCTAGAAGGATTGGAGTTGCGTTGAGCAAAATTCCAGGAAAAGAACATCCAAGAAAGAAATATCAGAATTTAacttcttcaaataattttatctaatctGATAAATTTGTTTCGatttgatcttcaattcaagtcttataaagaatttaatttatttaataggcCTAGTCAGTTTAGTTCATCGAAGGCTTGCCTTAAttggagttttttttttttttttttattaaagtccCTTGCAGTAGGAATACCTTCCTCATCTCTTTGGTTGTCATTTAAGTATTTGTCATCTTGATGATGGATTTATAATgaatccatcaaattaatTATCGCAAATTCACAAGCTTAAAGGACTTATATCCAGGTTCTGTCTAACCATATACTCcgaaatattcattaattatgaTCCATGGaagattttaaatatagaaagGAAACCTACATATTTAGCAGTGTTGCTGAATGATATAAAGACATGGAGGAGGAGAGAGCATCCAGCTGGCCTTCCCTTTTAACGAAGGGCCGTCAGGTTTTGCAAGATATATTTGCAGCATCAGCCAATGATACTATAGAAGTTGACACGATGCTTTTTGGGCGCTCACAGTTGATGATTTTATGAGGTGGAACCCAATTAGATCCCAGAATTAATTTAACACGCTTCTAATGTATGATCTTTAGCAGTAAAGGACAAGTTTAAGAAGCTGACTAAAGTGAGGTTTCACTAAAAACCGTGACAAGGATATCTGCCTTTGAagagtttatttttatgctacTTGCTCTAAATTAATGGAGTAATTATCGCTCCTTTGGTGCCCTACTTAGTTCTTATATAGTTCCAAAAGTTTGGTCAGATGATTTGTAATACCCGATATAACAAACATTAAGATCATTGTCTGATTCATATTCTTGTTTTTACTTTTCACACGTACTCTTTTTCTTAGTGCTTAACTAAATTGCTTCGTGCcttataaattaattggaAGTTCTGTCACATAGGAAATAACCTTTcacttttcctttcttttaaagGAATAGCACTGATTAAAGGcttattattttacattaaCTGTAAGCCTAACTAGCTAATGTTGTTGCTGCAAGTATACTATGAACTGACACTGGATTTTCAGATTTTTAGTTACTTTTGGCttgcatttatttaattacactCTTATTATGCTTAGTGCTATTTATAATGATTTGCGCTGCAGATGTTTCTGTCAGCTTCTTCGGGAAGAACTCCTGCactctattttattatatacacTTAGCGAAAAGGATGTCTTTTAACATACCTAAAACATGAATTCTATATGAAGGATCGTAACAAGTCGTTACTGGTAGCAATGACTTCCTCTTTAGttactttatattttctataccctCTCCCTTGTTCTCAGTTACTCATCAAATGGTACTCAGTTTATATCTTTAAGTTGGATGATTGACAAAGTTCAAAAAAGATGGGTGGGCTATTGATAAAGAATCGATTTCAGACCACAATGCCAGCAGATGGCGGGCAAAGTTCAAGAATTGCAAAGAAGGTATTAGACCTGGCTATTAAAGACTGAgaagtgttgttttctatatgTATTGATACATATATAGCTCAATGGTTGTTCAAAAGCTGAAAACATTCTTCACAATGCCCAGTTGCTGAAAGCCCAAAACTCACTCTTTTTCAACACTGAATGCCAAGGAGAAAGACGCACATGAAGTGAGCAAAGCTGACTTTCCACTTGGCCTCTCAAAGATCACGCACTCACCGGTGTTGATCCAAGTGAAGCTACCAAAACTAACGGAAATGGAGAATTAGTTATTATCATAGATTACAACTACAATGTTTAAAGATGAGCTAGCGTATTCTAATTGACAAATCTTAGGGGGAAATAGTAGTTCTCCTCCCCTTgtgaattgatatttttattgtattattttaatttaaatatctttataaaCAATGGAGAGAATTTAAAATGAGAGAACTAGtgtaatgaaaaattaatatttaattacttaccCCTAACAcaaattatgttaattaataatttacttttccaGTATACCATATGAGCCTCCTTACCTTGGATCCGAAGGTTCAGCTGCATTCATCAACAAGCCTATTAAAGGGCAACCATTGGCCCATGGGCCATGGTCATGTTGATTTTCCAGCTTAAGTCCTACGCAAAATAACGGACACGGGAAAAGTCCGATGTCGGTTCGTTCGACTTTAAAGTAAGGAGTTACATGTcttaaacaaagaaatcaaTTCTTGACTAGTCTCCCTCTCTGCAACTCTCAGCAGCAACTTTAGAAAACACacagaagaaaagagaaatggaTCTCCGTGAATCGATCAAGAACCAGACCGACGTCGCTTTAACCCTTTCAAAGCACGTCCTCTTAGGTGAAGCCAAGAGCTCTAATTCAGTGTTCTCGCCGCTGTCGATCCAGGTGGTGCTTGGTATTATTGCCGCTGGTTCGAAGGGTGCTACACTCGATCAATTGCTGTCTTTCCTTAAGTCAAAGTCTAATGATCAGCTTAGCTCCTTTTCGTCCGAGCTTGTTGCAGTGGCTTTTGCTGACGGAAGTGCCGCTGGTGGCCCACGATTGTCATTTGCCAATGGTGTTTGGGTTGACAAGGCGCTATCCCTCAAACATTCTTTCAAACAGGTTGTGGATAATGTTTATAAGGCTGCTTCTAATAATGTGGATTTCCAAACTAaggtatttatttatattctgtAACTCTCCATTTATAGTTTTAGAATTAATAGATTGTTCTTCTAATTTGGCACTTCTATCTCCATTTATGACTAGGTATAGGGTAAAGCAtgtgttttattattaattttatttctagttTCTTTAGGCTTATGTGAGCATCATCAATGCCCTCTGTTTCTCATAGCTTTAGATTTTGTTAGAACCTCAGTAGTTCACTAATTTTAAGTGCTTGATATCTTTTTTGATCTTCCGTTCCTGTTGagacttttaaaattcatacaTTTCAGCATCAAAATCGTATTTAATTCTCTTTACTACTTATGTTCTATAGGAACTGTTTCGAACAAATCATGTTCATGAATGCATTGTTGCAAAATCATGTAATCTTTGTCatgatttcatttattttctaatcGCTTtcggttttctttttttaagttGAAATTCTATAGATTTTGGACTTACCAAACATGAGAGCtgaaaaaatagaattcaattttaattgaattcttgcaatTTTAGACTCTCCAGACAAGGGGATAGTGATGCTAATTGCCTTAATTTCATCTATTTTTGAAGGCTGTTGAAGTGGCTAATGAAGTGAACGCATGGGCTGAAAAGGAAACCAATGGCCTAATCAAAGAGGTTCTTCCTTCTGGATCAGTTGACAATTCAACTAGACTCGTATTTGCAAATGCACTCTATTTTAAAGGAGCTTGGACTGAAAAATTTGACGCATCGATTACGAAAGACCATGATTTTTACCTTTTGAATGGAAGTTCAGTTCATGCACCTTTTATGACTAGCAAGAAGAAGCAATTTATTCGTGCCTTTGAGGGTTTCAAAGTCCTAGGTCTTCCTTATTATCAAGGTCAAGATAAACGCCAATTCTCCATGTACTTCTTTCTTCCTGATGCCAAAGACGGACTGCCTGCTTTGGCGGAGAAAGTGGGTTCTGAGTCTGGGTTCTTGGATCACCACCTTCCACGTCAACAGGTCGAAGTGGGTGACTTCAGGATTCCTAGATTTAGGATTTCCTTTGGATTTGAAGCTTCTGAAGCTCTTAAGGGACTAGGGCTGGTGCTGCCATTCTCTGGTGAAGGAGATCTGACAGAGATGGTGGACTCCTCTGTTGGTCAGAAGCTATATGTTTCAAGCATATTCCATAAATCCTTCATTGAAGTAAACGAAGAAGGCACGGAAGCGGCAGCTGCTTCTGCTGGTGTTATAAAATTGAGGAGTCTGGCCTTTAGTGATAAGATTGACTTTGTAGCTGACCATCCGTTCTTGTTCCTGATCAGAGAAAACATGACTGGGCTGGTGTTGTTCATTGGCCATGTGCTTGAGCCCTCACAGGCCAATTGAGTCTTTGTAATGGAGAACACATGTAAGTAGATGAGGCCTAATACCAATGATTAATATCTGGTTCGCGTGTTGTATATTTGCTGCTCCCCTGGACCCCTGGTGCCTTGTTGGATAGTTTATCCCAAGACGCCAAGTTCTGTACAAAAGGAGTTTGCCTTGAAATGGAGCTTTTGTTTTGTCTTAACGATAATTGTGGACTTAAGGTTGTATGAATTTTTATACACTGATACTGTGTATGTGACCATGTTTTCACTGTAGCAagtagaaaaataacaaagtaCAATGAAGGCTTATAAACTTCAAATATGACTGAGGTCGAGTAGATATTTGCAAGTGTGTAATTACCCTTTGCTGGAATTGACCCTGATTTCAATTCAGAAAAATTTCCCGTTTCCCTGGCTGTTCTGAACTGTTTGTTTCCATGTTTCTCTCTGTTATGCATTCCTTGGTCGCGCAGTTGCTGTTTCCATCTTATGCTATTTGCGACACTGGCGGAAACGGCAGAGAGTTAATCTTGAGTTGACTAGGCTGTGTCTGTGACCAAGCCAGCAAGGCCCATGGTTCTAATCTAAACTTCttgagtttatttttatatctctTTTTTCTGTAATAgtacttattaaaataattgattcaGAAAGTATTCAAAAAAATCCTGTGGATTGAATgattaaattatgaaatgtACTTAACATTTAGATCCATGAGACTTGAATTCTAGCTCGCTTTTTAGCTTCTTGTTCGTCTTCCATCTAAGGGATGTGAGGGCGTACTTTGGCCCTTTGCTTCTTTCTGATATGGGCGGTGCCGACTAAACTGATTCAAgtacaaatttatatattcaaattttatatttatttatatatacagagAGAGAATAAAATAGACATCAAATGACTCTCTTTCACTAAACATCTAAATTTAGCGCATTGTTAGCATAGTGGCCACGTGTGGATTCACGTGGCTGGCGCGAAATTTTAATTCTCTCAACGGTTATCTCTATCTCCTTAAGCTGGTGGATTGTCGGATATGGTACTGCTTTGTCTTAAAATTTACGATCAGCACGATTCTTGTTTGTTAAGGTAATACTAATAGAATCTTCGCTTCATTCATTATTATACTAAAGAATTTATTACCCCGTAAGGTAGAACGTAATATTCATGCCACTATTGAAGTGGTGGGTTTAGATATGACATTGGCAATAGCCCCGTCACTACCTATGAGTGTCCTTTAAATAAGGGCTATGTAGTTACTTTAAGATGCACCCTTTTTCTTGAGAGAGTTGTTAAGCAGGGAATAATTGAGAAACcataaatttagtttattattagatttggACCGATCTTGATAACGAGGAAATGAAAATGGTGATGGTGTCTCGAAGCTTCTTCCGTGGGAATATTAGTCAGATTTTAAAGAAACAGCAAAAAATACAAGGCTATTGCAGTGTGAATGAAGCATGGGTCCTTCTCCTTCATAAAGAAATGGCATTGATCCTCCATAACTAGCTCTTTTGTTTCATTGCAATCATGCACCATCAAGTTCATTAAAGACAGGTTTAAATAGCAATGATACAACTGCAAAATTActcattcaaaagaaaagaaaaaagatcaTTCATCAAGTAGAATCTAATTGCCTTCTTCATCATGATTGATTTCATTGTTTTTCAAAAGTGTCCAAGTCCTCCAAATATCTACAATGGGCCACATGGCAAACTTGCTTTTGGACCAAGGCTCTGATGTGGAATTATAATATTGTTGGTTTTGGTCTTTCGGAAATTGGAGAAGAGGaaccaaaaacagagaaagaaaactttagttttattaGGATGGAAgacttgatttattttttgtttacaGATAACAAGTTCCTAATTACCCATTAATAATCGCATTGACTGCACCAAATCCTCATGGGTGCATGCTACCTAATTGGCATGTGCACTGTGATTACACAAAATGAACAATTAAAATGTGAATAACTTTGTCATGCCAATGAAATTAAATGAGGAATGAAGCAGCaccaattattaaaaaaagggAGAAAGTCATTAAAATAGTGTTACTTACCTGTCTGAAAAGAAGGGCAGAATAGTGAATAAAAGGAAGTAAGAAAGCTAAACttggaagaagagaaaaagttGCAAGTTTTACAAGCTGCAAGCTCCTCGAAACAGCTGAAACTGAAAGCCCACGCGTTCTTCTGCCCATACGTTATCGTAAATGTTTATGTTTTATGATTCTCATTACACGACAACCTTAACTCAACTCTAAACTCCTTTCTCTCTCCTCTCTCAGTTTCTTACTGattcaattttaatcttttctccttttcttcttcaaaagcttcttaatttatttccaATAAACTTgatcatttccttttcttttatttcttcatttctttatctttactgtatctttatcttcttttattttcattttctttctggTTTCGATCACTTGTTGTGGCGATACTGGCTCTTTTTTTCTGTCGGTGTTTTACTACAGCTTTTGaaatgtttttccttttctttttctcccttGATTGAGATATAGACAAAAGAAGAGTCTTTCTAAGGTATATAGTTTTAAGTTTTATCTATTAAGGGATAGTGGAAGAGTGACAACAAAAGGcaaacaagaaataataatagtaaatggGGGAAACAGCCCACAACCACCAGCCACCTCCACCGCAAGCTGCGGCTGCAccaccacctccacctccaTCTCTTGGAGTTTCAAGGGGTCCTACTTGGACTCCGGCTGAGCAACTCCAGCAGCTTCAGTACTGCATCCATTCCAATCCTTCTTGGCGTTAGTCTTTCTCTGTCACTGTATTTTTGATTTCTTGATGATACCCTTCCTGCggtttacttaattaatatataaatataattttatttatctaactaTTTAATCCTGacataaagaagaaaaaaaagctgGTGAAAGTTGAGGCTGTAAGGaggatattttttaaaatctagtATAGCATAAAAAGATATCTAATTTATCCAAAGTTATAGTCTTTTTGATAGGATTGAGGGTTGGAGTTGATAATATGCTCTACTTATCTGTTTTTTCTAATGATTATTATATACTGGATTCtgattctattttaaattttgaaacttTCTCCCATTGGTTGAAGTagatcctttagctttagctgaTTCAACACTATTTGTATACTAGACCAAATATGTTATCTTGGCCGTATAGATGAACCATCTCAAACGTGCATTTACTGACATTTCCAGGTTGAATCATTGCCTTTCAAGTGGGTTTTCCAAATCTCTGAAAGagatttttaaagaatttgaaCTTGGTTCTTTGCAATCTTTTACTGATTCctgatttaaaaattttcagcTGAGACTACTTTACTAGCTTTTCAACACTATATTGTGATGCTTGGAACTATAGTCTTGATTGCCAGTAATCTTGTGCCTCAAATGGGCGGAGACCATGTAAGTTGTTTCACCATATGAATAACAGATTGATGGACCACAAATATCTGTTTATTTCAATTTGGTATTTCTGTGAATAGGGTGATAAAGCTCGCGTGATTCAGACACTGCTATTTATGGCGGGATTGAATACACTGATTCAAACATTCATCGGATCAAGGCTTCCGACTGTGATGAGCGCTTCAGTTGCATTCACCATACCAGTGTTGTCAATCATAAAGGACTTGTCTGATGAGACCTTTGCAGATGAACATGATGTATGTAGTATAAAACtgatatattaactaatattcaTTCTTCCGTTAATTTGCAAGTTGTAGCAGATTCCAAAATTTGGATTGACCAATGTGAACCAGCTGGCCTTTCTGTTTTC is a genomic window of Ricinus communis isolate WT05 ecotype wild-type chromosome 2, ASM1957865v1, whole genome shotgun sequence containing:
- the LOC8260880 gene encoding serpin-ZX produces the protein MDLRESIKNQTDVALTLSKHVLLGEAKSSNSVFSPLSIQVVLGIIAAGSKGATLDQLLSFLKSKSNDQLSSFSSELVAVAFADGSAAGGPRLSFANGVWVDKALSLKHSFKQVVDNVYKAASNNVDFQTKAVEVANEVNAWAEKETNGLIKEVLPSGSVDNSTRLVFANALYFKGAWTEKFDASITKDHDFYLLNGSSVHAPFMTSKKKQFIRAFEGFKVLGLPYYQGQDKRQFSMYFFLPDAKDGLPALAEKVGSESGFLDHHLPRQQVEVGDFRIPRFRISFGFEASEALKGLGLVLPFSGEGDLTEMVDSSVGQKLYVSSIFHKSFIEVNEEGTEAAAASAGVIKLRSLAFSDKIDFVADHPFLFLIRENMTGLVLFIGHVLEPSQAN